The genomic DNA TCACGGACCTTCTCCGCCATTACTATGGCATCGCGGCTGTCGGCATATCCCAATGCCATCACAAATTCCTCCCCGCCATACCGTGCCACTATGTCACTTGGCCTCTTTACAACACCTTCAAGCGCCTTCCCGACAAGCTTCAGCGCCTCGTCACCTTTCTGGTGGCCATAGTTGTCGTTGTACGGCTTGAAAAAATCTATATCCATCATTATCACCGCGATGGAGGACTTGGTTCTGCAGGCCCGCGCCCATTCATTCTCCAAGAACCTGTCAAATGTCCGCCTGTTTGGAATGCCGGTCAATCCGTCTATCGACGACAGCAATCTCAGCTTCCGGTTTGCCATCTCGAATTGATGGGCTATATCCTTCCTGCGGTCCATCTCCTGCTTGAGGCGCAACAGGGAGCGAACCCTGGCATGAAGCTCGACCTTATTAAAGTTCTTATCAATAAAATCGGCCGCTCCCGCGTCAAATGATTCCCGCAAAGCGTCGTCTTCCTTTCTCGCGGTCATAATAATTATCGGAATATCACGGAGCTCATCCAGCGACTTCAGCCTGAACGTCGCCTCAATTCCGTCCATGTCCGGCATGGTGAGGCTCATTATGATCAGATCCACACCTATCCTGCCGGTCTCCTCAAATGAAAGACCGATGATCTCAAACGCTTCCTGTGCCGACTGTGCCGACACTACCTGATAGCCGAACTCCTTCAAAGCCTCTTCCAGCACAAGGCCGGTCACTTTGGAATCGTCAACTACAAGTATCTTCACGGGATTCCTCTTGGCTAATACTCGTAGGTTCTGAATATTTTATCCGGCAAAATTCATTCCCCCCTGTTTTCCGGAGGTATCGCCGCGCTCATATGCCTGATCAGATTTGTAATCGTTCCCTTCAGTTCCGAACGATTCAAAATAAGATCCAGAAAACCGTGCTCCAGAAGGAATTCTGACGTCTGGAAACCTTCAGGGAGTTTTTGCCTTATAGTCTGCTCAATAACCCTCGGTCCCGCAAAACAGATCAGGGCTTTCGGCTCTGCAATTATCACGTCGCCAAGCATGGCGAAAGAGGCCGTAACGCCGCCGGTGGTCGGATGCGTTATCACCGAAATAAACGGCAATCCCGCCTCATGCAGGATCGCCATACCGGAAGATGTCTTTGCCATCTGCATCAGGGAAAATGTCCCTTCCTGCATTCTAGCCCCGCCACTGCACGATACCGTTATCAGCGGACTCCTGTTCTCAACCGCCCTTTCGACGCTCCGCGCGATCTTCTCGCCTACC from Nitrospinota bacterium includes the following:
- the accD gene encoding acetyl-CoA carboxylase, carboxyltransferase subunit beta, whose protein sequence is MSWFTSGKAPLDKGSSKRGVPEGVFVKCEDCGDMIYSADFEDGFRVCKKCGKHHPISAAKRIELLIDKGTFKEYDENLQSTDPLKFKDTKKYKERVKIAEKVSGVKEAIVCGTGRMNGWLVEMSVFEFGFLAGSMGSVVGEKIARSVERAVENRSPLITVSCSGGARMQEGTFSLMQMAKTSSGMAILHEAGLPFISVITHPTTGGVTASFAMLGDVIIAEPKALICFAGPRVIEQTIRQKLPEGFQTSEFLLEHGFLDLILNRSELKGTITNLIRHMSAAIPPENRGE
- a CDS encoding diguanylate cyclase translates to MKILVVDDSKVTGLVLEEALKEFGYQVVSAQSAQEAFEIIGLSFEETGRIGVDLIIMSLTMPDMDGIEATFRLKSLDELRDIPIIIMTARKEDDALRESFDAGAADFIDKNFNKVELHARVRSLLRLKQEMDRRKDIAHQFEMANRKLRLLSSIDGLTGIPNRRTFDRFLENEWARACRTKSSIAVIMMDIDFFKPYNDNYGHQKGDEALKLVGKALEGVVKRPSDIVARYGGEEFVMALGYADSRDAIVMAEKVRDSIELLKIPHKFSSAGQFLTISAGIASIIPDGEVTIATVVKNADEALYQAKKEGRNRVKVFGR